A genomic window from Pyxicephalus adspersus chromosome 2, UCB_Pads_2.0, whole genome shotgun sequence includes:
- the LOC140324844 gene encoding uncharacterized protein, with product MACPRQQLLWGAYIIILISCVTGIRYLPEKAIKFTQCSPKSHNCPRNSSCVQTKNGYYCACDMGFYNYKDQMTITYPKGQCIALCPKEGTSSPCVCIPGSIKKKNDEGLFLCIDKCTDDKDCPGNANCRGQKCYCPHGYCNSANLSQCNIHIKLDEECTDKCTNDKDCPGNAKCQDQNCYCPQGQCNSAYLPQCLLQIKLDETCTGKHVTVTNKTYVLPTYLLPFTPSKSTQQPIQSTPSLEISKTTETIQSTTWRTPAVPIPQKTQQEKRICELHYSVELEECEQSMRQDAFCELLKENARIEEQSCQTDTNISVEVPKLC from the exons ATGGCTTGTCCCAGACAACAGCTGCTGTGGG GTGCCTATATTATAATTCTCATCTCTTGTGTGACAG gAATTCGGTATCTGCCTGAAAAAGCTATTAAATTCACCCAGTGCTCACCTAAATCACATAACTGCCCTAGGAATTCCTCTTGTGTACAAACCAAAAATGGATACTACTGTGCATGTGACATGGGATTCTACAATTACAAAGACCAGATGACAATTACTTACCCCAAAGGACAATGTATTG CTCTATGTCCTAAAGAGGGAACCAGCTCTCCTTGTGTCTGTATCCCCGGATCCATTAAGAAGAAAAATGATGAAGGTCTTTTCCTTTGTATAG ATAAATGTACCGATGATAAGGATTGTCCTGGAAATGCAAATTGTCGAGGCCAAAAGTGTTATTGTCCACACGGATATTGTAATTCCGCAAATTTATCACAGtgcaatattcatataaaattggATGAGGAATGCACAG ATAAATGTACCAATGATAAGGATTGTCCTGGAAATGCCAAGTGTCAAGACCAAAATTGTTATTGTCCACAAGGACAATGTAATTCCGCATATTTACCACAGTGCCTTTTACAGATAAAATTGGATGAGACATGTACAGGTAAACACGTAACAG tgaCGAACAAAACGTATGTTCTACCTACGTATCTTCTACCTTTCA CCCCCAGCAAGAGCACCCAGCAACCAATACAGAGTACACCAAGTCTTGAGATCAGTAAAACAACAGAAACAATACAAAGTACAACTTGGAGAACCCCAGCTGTCCCAATtccacaaaaaacacaacaag AGAAAAGGATATGTGAATTGCATTATAGCGTGGAGCTGGAGGAATGTGAACAATCCATGCGTCAG GATGCATTTTGTGAATTGTTGAAAGAGAATGCTCGTATTGAAGAACAATCTTGTCAAACTGACACCAACATTTCAGTGGAGGTACCAAAACTTTGTTGA